Proteins encoded in a region of the Pseudomonas sp. PDNC002 genome:
- the arfB gene encoding alternative ribosome rescue aminoacyl-tRNA hydrolase ArfB — MLQISNTVQIPDAEIELTAIRAQGAGGQNVNKVSSAVHLRFDVRASSLPEFYKERLLALSDQRITSDGVVVIKAQQFRTQEQNREDALNRLAELIRSATKVEKKRRPTKPTLGSKTRRLEGKSKRGTIKAGRGKVDY; from the coding sequence ATGCTGCAGATTTCCAACACCGTGCAGATCCCCGACGCGGAGATCGAGCTGACCGCCATCCGCGCCCAGGGTGCCGGCGGGCAGAATGTCAACAAGGTGTCCAGCGCGGTGCACCTGCGCTTCGACGTGCGCGCCTCATCCCTGCCGGAGTTCTACAAGGAACGCCTGCTCGCGCTCAGCGACCAGCGCATCACCAGCGACGGCGTGGTGGTGATCAAGGCGCAGCAGTTCCGGACCCAGGAGCAGAATCGCGAGGACGCGCTCAACCGCCTGGCGGAGCTGATCCGCAGCGCCACGAAAGTGGAGAAGAAGCGCCGCCCGACCAAGCCGACGCTGGGCTCGAAGACGCGCCGGCTGGAGGGCAAGAGCAAGCGTGGGACGATCAAGGCGGGGCGGGGGAAGGTGGATTACTGA